Proteins encoded by one window of Aphis gossypii isolate Hap1 chromosome X, ASM2018417v2, whole genome shotgun sequence:
- the LOC126551670 gene encoding LOW QUALITY PROTEIN: uncharacterized protein LOC126551670 (The sequence of the model RefSeq protein was modified relative to this genomic sequence to represent the inferred CDS: inserted 1 base in 1 codon), giving the protein MTTVSAAMQLLFELATSWWTVGFLATFTALAYHWSTATFGYWRDRGVPYVRPTVPLFGNIGSRALGTEHQIRMFGRIYDAFRGHPYVGMYQMRTPYLLVCDRTLVNRVLIGDFAHFTDHGIHTDGPEENPLANGLFKMRGAKWKVMRQKLSPVFTAGKLRHMRGQVAACSEQLMRNVAADVPATGGPIEVRDVLGKYSTDVIGTCAFGLQLNAISDEQSEFRRNGKAVFQPSFRMLIKDLIWLISPALRRAIRVSDYPQEVVQFFMAAFTDTMRYRQEHGLVRDDLMQSLIQARTDLVVNKTEPSVTFLETDIVANAFALFAAGFETVSTAMSFCLYELALKKPIQDKVREEMNATKIKHSGEXNDEFLKELHYLEMVLAETLRKYPPLITLIREATKDYQVPDDTLVIEKGTKVLIPAYAIHHDYRYYPDPETFDPERFSPEEKAKRPNGTYMPFGDGPRLCIGKRFAEMEMKLALTELLTKYEVEPCDKTDIPMRFSQKSLLIAPENGIWNIQTLLLELATSWWTVGLLVSFAAIAFHWTTATFGYWRVRGVPYVRPTVPLFGNMASIALGTEHQARMFVRIYDAFRGHRYVGMYQMRTPHLLVCDPALVNRVLIGDFAHFTDHGLYTSGPDENPLANGLFNMSGTQWKVMRQKLSPVFTAGKLRHMRGQIAACSEQLMRNVAADVPATGGSMEVRDELGKYSTDVIGTCAFGLQLNAISDDQSAFRRYGKTLFQPSFRFLFKELAWLISPAFRRALRISDFPQDVVQFFTDAFTDTMRYRQEHGLVRDDLVQSLIQARTDLVVNKTEPSVTFLETDIVANAFILFAAGFETVSTTMSFCLYELALKKPIQDKVREEMNVTKIKHSGEIDDEFLKELHYLEMVLAETLRKYPPLITLFREATKDYQVPDDTLVIEKGTKVLIPAYAIHHDYRYYPDPETFDPERFSPEEKAKRPNGTYMPFGDGPRLCIGKRFAEMEMKLALTELLTKYEVEPCEKTDIPMRFSSKTIVFTPENGIWLKFKPINTNT; this is encoded by the exons ATGACGACCGTGTCCGCCGCGATGCAGCTACTGTTCGAGCTGGCGACCAGCTGGTGGACGGTCGGGTTCCTGGCGACGTTCACGGCCCTCGCATATCACTGGTCCACGGCCACGTTCGGCTACTGGCGCGACCGGGGCGTGCCGTACGTGCGGCCCACGGTGCCGCTGTTCGGCAACATAGGCAGCAGGGCGCTGGGCACCGAACACCAGATCCGGATGTTCGGCCGGATCTACGACGCGTTTCGCGGTCACCCGTACGTCGGCATGTACCAAATGCGTACGCCATACCTGTTGGTGTGCGACCGGACGCTGGTGAACCGCGTGCTGATCGGCGACTTTGCTCACTTCACCGATCACGGGATACACACGGATGGCCCGGAAGAGAACCCGCTGGCCAACGGGCTGTTCAAAATGAGGGGCGCCAAGTGGAAGGTGATGCGGCAAAAGCTCAGTCCCGTGTTCACGGCCGGCAAGCTGAGGCACATGCGCGGCCAGGTGGCCGCCTGCAGCGAGCAGCTGATGCGCAACGTGGCCGCCGACGTGCCGGCCACGGGCGGGCCGATAGAAGTGCGCGACGTGCTCGGAAAGTATTCCACCGACGTGATCGGCACGTGCGCGTTCGGACTGCAGCTGAACGCCATCAGCGACGAACAGTCCGAGTTCCGCCGGAACGGCAAGGCCGTGTTCCAGCCTTCGTTCCGCATGCTGATCAAGGACCTTATCTGGCTGATCTCGCCGGCCCTTCGGCGTGCGATCCGTGTCAGCGACTACCCGCAGGAAGTCGTCCAGTTCTTCATGGCCGCGTTCACCGATACGATGCGGTACCGGCAGGAGCACGGCCTGGTCAGGGACGACCTCATGCAGTCGCTGATCCAAGCCAGGACCGACCTCGTCGTCAACAAGACCGAACCGTCAG tgACATTCTTAGAGACGGATATCGTGGCCAATGCATTTGCTCTATTTGCTGCTGGTTTTGAAACAGTGTCTACGGCAATGAGTTTTTGCTTGTACGAACTAGCATTGAAAAAACCAATACAAGACAAAGTACGAGAAGAAATGAATGCGACAAAGATTAAACATAGTGGTG ATAACGATGAATTTCTAAAAGAATTACATTACTTGGAAATGGTATTAGCTG aaacaTTACGAAAGTATCCACCATTAATAACACTAATTAGAGAAGCAACGAAGGATTACCAAGTGCCCGATGACACTTTAGTAATTGAAAAAGGAACAAAAGTTCTTATTCCTGCGTATGCTATTCATCACGACTATAGATATTATCCTGATCCAGAAACTTTCGATCCTGAACGGTTCTCACCTGAAGAAAAAGCTAAAAGACCAAATGGAACTTATATGCCATTTGGCGATGGACCTCGCTTATgcatag GAAAACGATTCGCTGAAATGGAAATGAAATTAGCGTTAACTGAACTTTTGACCAAATATGAAGTGGAACCATGTGATAAAACCGATATTCCAATGAGATTCAGtcaaaaatctttattaataGCACCAGAAAATGGCATTTG gAATATTCAGACC CTACTGCTCGAGCTGGCCACCAGCTGGTGGACGGTCGGATTGCTGGTGTCGTTCGCGGCCATCGCGTTCCACTGGACCACGGCCACGTTCGGCTACTGGCGCGTCCGGGGCGTGCCGTACGTGCGGCCCACGGTGCCGTTGTTCGGCAACATGGCCAGCATTGCGCTGGGCACCGAACACCAGGCTCGCATGTTCGTCCGGATCTACGACGCGTTTCGCGGTCACCGGTACGTCGGCATGTACCAGATGCGCACGCCGCATCTGTTGGTGTGCGACCCGGCGCTGGTGAACCGCGTGCTGATCGGCGACTTTGCACACTTTACCGACCACGGGCTGTACACGTCCGGCCCGGACGAGAACCCGCTGGCCAACGGTCTGTTCAACATGTCGGGCACCCAGTGGAAGGTGATGCGGCAAAAGCTCAGTCCCGTGTTCACGGCCGGCAAGCTGCGGCACATGCGAGGCCAGATAGCCGCCTGCAGCGAGCAGCTGATGCGCAACGTGGCCGCCGACGTGCCGGCCACGGGCGGCTCGATGGAGGTGCGCGACGAGCTCGGAAAGTATTCCACCGACGTGATCGGCACGTGCGCGTTCGGACTGCAGCTGAACGCCATCAGCGACGATCAGTCCGCGTTCCGCCGGTACGGCAAGACCTTGTTCCAGCCGTCGTTTCGATTCCTGTTCAAAGAGCTAGCCTGGCTGATCTCGCCGGCCTTTCGACGCGCGCTCCGCATCAGCGACTTCCCGCAGGACGTCGTCCAGTTCTTCACAGACGCGTTTACCGACACGATGCGGTACCGGCAGGAGCACGGCCTGGTCAGGGACGACCTCGTGCAATCGCTGATCCAAGCCAGGACCGACCTAGTCGTCAACAAGACCGAACCGTCGG tgACATTCTTAGAAACAGATATCGTGGCCAATGCGTTTATTCTATTTGCCGCTGGTTTTGAAACAGTGTCTACGACGATGAGTTTTTGCTTGTACGAACTAGCATTGAAAAAACCAATACAAGACAAAGTACGAGAAGAAATGAATGTGACAAAGATTAAACATAGTGGTGAAATTGACGATGAATTTCTAAAAGAATTACATTACTTGGAAATGGTATTAGCTG aaacaTTACGAAAGTATCCACCATTAATAACACTATTTAGAGAAGCAACAAAGGATTACCAAGTTCCCGATGACACTTTAGTAATTGAAAAAGGAACAAAAGTTCTTATTCCTGCGTATGCTATTCATCACGACTATAGATATTATCCTGATCCAGAAACTTTCGATCCTGAACGGTTCTCACCTGAAGAAAAAGCTAAAAGACCAAATGGAACTTATATGCCATTTGGCGATGGACCTCgcttatgtatag GAAAACGATTTGCTGAAATGGAAATGAAATTAGCGTTAACTGAACTTTTAACCAAATATGAAGTGGAACCATGTGAAAAAACAGACATTCCAATGAGATTCAGTAGCAAAACTATAGTTTTTACACCAGAGAATGGCatttggttaaaatttaaaccaataaatacaaatacctaA